In one window of Bemisia tabaci chromosome 6, PGI_BMITA_v3 DNA:
- the sxc gene encoding UDP-N-acetylglucosamine--peptide N-acetylglucosaminyltransferase 110 kDa subunit isoform X3: MDYQCIIVYTIITILPPHKTLPASELPEAARRNGCFAWLVRWIKRAVAAYLRALNLSPNNAVVHGNLACVYYEQGLIDLAIDTYRRAIELQPNFPDAYCNLANALKEKGQVLEAEECYNTALRLCPTHADSLNNLANIKREQGYIEEATRLYLKALEVFPEFAAAHSNLASVLQQQGKLNEALMHYKEAIRIQPTFADAYSNMGNTLKEMQDIQGALQCYTRAIQINPAFADAHSNLASIHKDSGNIPEAIQSYRTALKLKPDFPDAYCNLAHCLQIVCDWTDYEARMKKLVSIVAEQLEKNRLPSVHPHHSMLYPLSHEFRKAIAARHANLCLEKIHVLHKPEYKFIKELAPNGRLRIGYVSSDFGNHPTSHLMQSIPGLHTRSRVEIFCYALSPDDGTTFRAKIAREAEHFTDLSQVPCNGKAADKINSDGIHILVNMNGYTKGARNEIFALRPAPVQVMWLGYPGTSGSPFMDYLITDRVTSPLELASQYSEKLAYMPHTFFVGDHRQMFPHLKERLILAEKTTIAGKEVADNVAVINATDLSPMIEHTQVKEIREVVVPSDPETKQNRPVEFSLRVAELPTTTPIETMIASGQVQTSLNGVVVQNGLATNQTNNKAATGEEVPQSIVITTRQQYGLPEDAVVYCNFNQLYKIDPLTLQMWVKILQAVPNSVLWLLRFPAVGETHLQASAQALGLAPGRILFSNVAAKEEHVRRGQLADVCLDTPLCNGHTTSMDILWTGTPVVTLPGETLASRVAASQLATLGCPELVARSRQEYQDIAIRLGTDKEYLRAMRAEVWRARTESPLFDCRQYVLGMEKLYRVMWDRHIAGHKPDHITANDPLINKQNARNQSDL, translated from the exons AGCGGTTGCAGCCTATTTGCGTGCGCTGAATCTGAGTCCCAACAATGCGGTCGTCCATGGAAATCTTGCGTGTGTGTATTACGAGCAAGG GTTGATCGATCTTGCTATTGACACCTATCGCAGAGCAATAGAATTGCAACCAAATTTCCCTGACGCCTACTGTAATCTTGCCAACGCTTTAAAGGAAAAAGGACAG GTTCTTGAAGCGGAAGAATGTTACAACACAGCTTTACGTCTATGTCCCACCCATGCGGACTCCTTGAACAATCTCGCGAACATCAAACGCGAGCAAGGCTACATCGAAGAAGCCACGAGGCTGTACCTGAAAGCTTTGGAGGTGTTCCCAGAATTTGCTGCCGCGCATTCAAACCTGGCATCTGTTCTTCAGCAACAAGGGAAACTGAACGAAGCCCTGATGCATTACAAAGAAGCAATCCGCATCCAACCCACTTTTGCCGATGCCTACAGCAACATGGGAAATACTCTGAAAGAAATGCAGGACATTCAGGGAGCCCTCCAATGCTACACTCGCGCAATTCAAATAAATCCAGCCTTTGCAGATGCTCACAGCAATTTAGCTTCCATCCACAAG GATTCAGGAAATATTCCAGAAGCCATCCAGTCCTACAGAACTGCTCTGAAGTTGAAACCCGATTTCCCAGATGCTTACTGCAATCTAGCTCACTGCTTGCAAATAGTCTGCGACTGGACAGATTACGAAGCCCGAATGAAAAAGCTTGTTTCCATTGTTGCTGAACAGCTAGAAAAGAACCGTCTTCCATCCGTGCACCCTCATCATTCGATGTTGTATCCCCTGTCGCATGAGTTCCGCAAAGCGATTGCGGCCAGGCACGCCAACCTATGCTTGGAAAAG aTTCACGTTCTGCACAAGCCAGAGTACAAATTCATCAAAGAACTTGCTCCAAATGGCAGGCTCCGTATCGGCTATGTATCGTCAGACTTCGGGAATCATCCAACGTCCCATTTGATGCAGTCAATTCCAGGTCTTCACACCAGGTCTCGTGTTGAGATTTTCTGCTATGCTTTATCCCCAGATGACGGAACCACTTTCCGCGCCAAAATCGCTCGAGAGGCAGAGCATTTCACCGATTTGTCGCAG GTTCCATGCAATGGCAAAGCTGCCGACAAGATCAACAGTGATGGCATACATATTCTGGTCAACATGAATGGATACACAAAAGGTGCACGAAACGAAATCTTTGCCCTCAGACCGGCTCCAGTTCAA gTCATGTGGTTAGGTTACCCCGGCACCAGTGGTTCTCCATTCATGGATTATCTTATCACAGATAGAGTAACCTCACCTCTGGAACTAGCCTCGCAATACAGTGAAAAACTAGCCTACATGCCACATACTTTCTTCGTCGGAGACCACAGGCAGATGTTCCCTCATCTCAAGGAACGACTCATTCTTGCTGAAAAG ACAACCATCGCTGGAAAGGAAGTTGCTGATAATGTTGCGGTTATAAATGCAACGGACTTGTCACCCATGATCGAACATACACAGGTGAAGGAAATTAGAGAAGTCGTTGTTCCCAGCGACCCAGAAACCAAGCAAAACCGTCCAGTGGAATTCAGTCTGCGTGTTGCTGAGTTGCCAACAACAACACCGATTGAG ACAATGATTGCCTCCGGTCAAGTTCAAACAAGCTTGAACGGTGTTGTGGTGCAGAATGGTCTTGCCACAAACCAAACCAACAACAAGGCAGCCACCGGGGAAGAGGTACCCCAGAGTATCGTCATCACCACTCGGCAGCAGTACGGCCTCCCTGAAGATGCAGTTGTTTACTGCAATTTCAACCAGCTGTACAAAATTGACCCCCTTACCCTTCAGATGTGGGTTAAA ATTCTTCAAGCCGTGCCAAACAGCGTTCTGTGGCTTTTGCGCTTTCCAGCTGTCGGTGAAACCCACCTGCAGGCCTCAGCTCAAGCACTCGGCTTGGCCCCAGGTAGAATACTGTTCAGTAATGTAGCCGCGAAAGAAGAGCATGTCCGAAGAGGTCAGCTGGCAGATGTTTGCTTAGACACTCCTCTGTGCAACGGCCACACCACATCAATGGACATTCTATGGACTGGCACTCCAGTTGTCACACTTCCTG GTGAAACGCTTGCTTCCCGAGTAGCTGCTTCtcaattggcaactctcggctGTCCGGAACTTGTTGCCCGATCTCGACAAGAATACCAGGATATCGCCATCCGACTTGGAACAGACAAAGAATA TTTGAGAGCAATGCGTGCTGAAGTATGGAGAGCCCGAACCGAAAGTCCTCTCTTTGATTGTCGACAGTATGTTCTCGGCATGGAGAAGCTCTACCGAGTGATGTGGGACAGGCATATCGCAGGCCACAAACCAGACCACATCACAGCCAATGATCCACTGATAAACAAACAAAACGCTAGGAATCAATCAGACTTGTAA
- the LOC109035028 gene encoding uncharacterized protein, translated as MDVAATSKLPNPLCLSGNIYQNWLKFKGEFDDYLISIEFDEKSDKVKTAKLRNLIGDEGRQVIADLALNKSFEYDDLIAKLDVWAESHRNIAKCRSQFFCYEQDENENFEHFLSNARTLIQRCNFGDLAEELLRDKITTGIFNPQLKELFDSTPDISLESAIQMCRVTDLSEDQLSKLLVLKQRGKLSDDGLESRDHVNESVTSDVNGDSLNGVAADKDSATPSNESTAKDHKPVSQVEETRSCLPSDDISGSIPFVPKELNLNGNDANFARRINDNEATIRMTLEKFSKHGGVRLSPPFYFRNLFWRLDVKWNQTTDTEDSQLSCFLTCDGGPSNQSWKCTAKSTHKVLSQREGIKHLSRTGSEPRLFCPKSSSWGYREFIKKNTLLNPDNGFIKDDKIILEVTFAVID; from the exons ATGGACGTGGCTGCAACATCTAAACTACCAAACCCACTTTGCCTCAGTGGTAATATTTACCAAAATTGGCTGAAATTTAAAGGAGAGTTTGATGACTACTTAATTTCCATTGAGTTTGATGAGAAATCAGACAAGGTCAAAACAGCTAAGCTACGAAATTTAATCGGAGATGAAGGTAGGCAAGTTATCGCAGATCTGGCTTTAAACAAATCTTTTGAGTATGATGACCTGATAGCAAAATTGGACGTTTGGGCGGAGTCTCACAGGAACATAGCCAAATGCAggtctcaatttttttgctatgaacaggatgaaaatgaaaattttgaacatttcttGAGTAATGCAAGAACATTGATCCAAAGATGTAATTTTGGCGATCTTGCAGAGGAGCTACTACGTGACAAAATCACGACTGGGATTTTCAATCCTCAACTGAAGGAATTATTTGATAGTACCCCTGATATTTCTCTCGAATCAGCAATTCAAATGTGTCGTGTGACAGACTTATCTGAAGATCAACTGTCAAAATTACTTGTCCTTAAACAAAGAGGCAAATTAAGTGATGATGGCCTGGAAAGCAGAGATCATGTTAATGAGTCAGTCACAAGTGATGTAAACGGTGATTCACTAAATGGAGTAGCTGCGGACAAAGATTCTGCCACTCCTTCCAATGAGTCAACTGCAAAGGACCATAAACCAGTCTCTCAAGTCGAAGAAACTAGAAGCTGTCTACCAAGTGATGATATCTCTGGAAGCATACCATTTGTTCCGAAGGAACTCAATTTGAACGGGAATGATGCAAACTTTGCTCGAAGAATCAACGATA aTGAAGCAACAATCAGGATGACacttgaaaaattcagtaaacATGGTGGAGTAAGGCTCTCTCCTCCCTTTTATTTTCGCAATTTATTTTGGAGACTCGATGTCAAGTGGAACCAAACCACAGATACTGAGGACTCTCAACTTTCCTGTTTTCTCACG tgcgaTGGTGGGCCAAGTAATCAATCATGGAAATGCACTGCAAAATCGACACATAAAGTCTTGTCACAGAGAGAGGGAATAAAGCACTTATCAAGAACTG gctCAGAACCTAGACTTTTTTGTCCTAAGTCTTCATCATGGGGCTATAGAGAATTCATAAAGAAGAATACCTTGTTAAATCCTGACAACGGTTTTatcaaagatgacaaaattattttagag gtTACTTTTGCCGTCATCGACTGA